Genomic window (Salinibacterium sp. M195):
GCTCAAGGGTGGAGTGGATGCTGGGCGCTCGTTCGTGAACAGCGTCGAGCTCTTCAGCCACGTCGCCAACATCGGTGACGTGCGCAGCCTCATCATTCACCCTGCGTCGACGACGCACTCACAGCTCTCCCCCGAGCAGCAGTTGACTGCTGGTGTAACGCCAGGACTGGTGCGACTCTCGGTGGGTCTCGAGAACATCGCGGACATCAAGGCTGACTTGCAAGTCGGCTTTGATGCGGCACGCGCAACAGCCGCTGAGGCACGCGCACGAGTCTAAGACTGCTGAAAGCGGCGGTGGCGTCCTCTGAACGCTCCCGCCGCTTTGTGCGTTAACGAGGGAGGTATGCCGCCCACGCGATCGCGACGCCGTTCGAACTCCTCGTAATAATTTCGTGTCCGACGCAATAGTTCGCGATACTTAACGGACATGGACTGGCAGACACCCGAAGACACTGTTCCTTCGGCATTTATCACCGACGCAAACGTGCGTTCTCTCCTCGGCAAGCCTCCAGCGACGGGGGCATGGCGCGAGGGCGATCCAGTCGGTCAACGCCAGTTCACGACTATCACCAATCTTTCTCTTGAGTTCAGCGGCACCCTTGCTTCTGCACGTATCGCCTACGAGACCCATGGCACGCTTAATGACGATGCCTCCAACGCGATTCTTGTCGCGCACGCCCTCACCGGTGACAGCCACCTTGTTGGCAATCCGGGAAACGGTCATTCGACCGCTGGATGGTGGAACGACCTCGTTGGTCCCGGAAAAGCAATCGACACCGATCGTTGGTTCATCGTCACCCCGAACATCCTGGGGGGCTGCCAGGGCAGCACTGGCCCGGCATCACATGCCCCCGATGGTGCCGAGTTCGGCTCTCGCTTCCCGTTCGTCACGATCCGCGATCAGGTCGCGGCGCAGGTCGCCCTCAGCGACGCCTTAGGCATCGAGCGGTGGGCAGCCGTTATCGGCGGCTCAATGGGCGGGATGCACGCGCTTGAGTGGGCGGTCGGGCATCCTGACCGGCTCGAGAAGGTCGCGATTCTCGCTGCACCACCGGTGTCGACGGCCGACCAAATTGCGCACAATTCTGTGCAGGTCGAGTCGATTCGCACTGACCCTGCCTTCGCCGATGGCGCCTACTACGATGCCCCCGACGGCGATGGGCCGCACCGCGGACTGGCGCTGGCACGTCGACTCGCCCTGATCAACTACCGTTCAGCAGACGAACTCAATGAACGCTTCGCTCGCACGTGGCAAAGCGACGTCAGCCCCTGGGGTCGCGGCGGGCGTTACGCTGTCGAGAGTTACCTCGACTTTCACGGCAATAAGTTCGCGCGCCGCTTCGACGCTAATAGTTACATCACCCTTGTCGAAGCGATGAGTTCTCACGATGTCGCACGCGGTCGCGGAACGCTCGAACAAACTCTTGCACGAGCAACCATGCCAGCACTCGTGCTCGGCATAGACAGCGATCGCCTGTTCCCTGCTTCCGGCCAGGAGATTATTGCGGAACATCTGCCGGGCAATATCGACGGAACCGTGCCCCACATCATCCATTCGCCCTTCGGACATGATGGGTTCCTCATCGAATCCGAACTCATGAGCACCCAACTCGGCAGACTCCTGAACCTCTAGAGCCGCTGAGAGTTCGTGCCTGACAAGCGTGTTGAAACGAAATTGCTGATTCCTCATGCAGGTCGGCGGTGCGCCACCCCCCTTTGCGGGGAGAGATGTGCAAACATTGCCACAAATGGACCTCATCACTAAAGAACGAGATCGCCTACTTCAGCGCACCGCGCGAGTAGCGAGCCTGAGTTTCTTGATCGTTTCGGCCATTTGTGTGAGCCTTCCCGGCGCGGTCGAACCTCTGACCCTTATTTGGTGTCTGCCGCTGTACTTGGTCATCGCGGTCTTTCAATTTCAGGTCGGAAGCCACCGAGCACTCGGCTGGGTCGTTCCGTCTTTCGTCGCCGGAATTGCCGTGATTCTTCTCATTGCGGGAACCCCCGGTGGCCCCAGCCAAGCGGGGCTTTCCGCCGCCGCACAACTTTCCTCGGCTTCACTGGCGTGTCTCGCCATCGTTCTCACAACAACGCTTATTCGCCGACTCGTCTTGTTAGCAAGCTTCCTTGCCGTGGCCGCTGTAACAGTTCTGTCTTTTGAGCCATTCCAAGCCCCCGTCCGCACTCTCACGTTGCTCGCCTTCGGGTGGATCCTCGCGAGCCTCATTGGCTTCTGGATCAGCTCTGGAGTGCCACAAGCTGTTCGTCGAATCGCCAGCATCGGCCGGGCACACCGCGCAGAGCGTCAGGCAAGTGAAACCGAAGCTCAGCGCCGCCAGGGCGCACGCCTCCTGCACGACACCGTGTTGGCGACCCTCACCTTGCTCGCGCACTCGGGACTTGGCGTTTCTGCCGAGGCAATGCGCCAGCAGGCAGGCGACGACGCGCGATTACTGCGTCAGCTGCGCCTCGGTGCTACTCCCACCCCGCAAGCATCCGGAGATTACAACCTCAGCACTCCTGTGAGCGAAACAGTGCTCGGCACTACCCTAGAGTCGGTTAAACAGCGCTTCGGCCGCATGGGGCTCGAAGTGAGTTGGCACGGCACCGGCCAAGTGCTGCTTCCCAGCGATGTGCTTGACGCTTTCTTGCTTGCGCTTGCCGAATGTCTAGAAAACGTTCGCCGCCACTCGGGAGTCACCGATGCCCACGTCACCATCACTGAAGACGACACGACAGTGCGCGCCATGATCACTGACTCCGGTGTCGGCTTCGTGCTCGATGACGTAGATTCTGCGAGCCTAGGATTCAAAGAATCTGTTGTCGCTCGGTTGAAAGAAGTCGGCGGTCAAGCTCGGCTCTTCTCGACGCCGGGATCAGGAACAACTGTCGTCTTGGAGGTCCCGCGATGACCTACGCTCCCCCAGAAGAAAACACTCTCGGTGTAATCGTTGGCAGCAAACCACGCCACGCGAAGAGCGCGACGGTCAGACGTCTCGCTGGCGACGACACCCCACGACTGACCAGCCTCGGAACAGGTTTCGTGGGCATCGGCGCAGCGGTACTCGTCAGCCTCCGCGCGCTCTATGGCCTTGTGTGGCTCGCGACTCAGTGGGAACAGTATCCCAACCCGATTCCCGCCGCCGCGGCCTGGATCGTGCTCGTACTCGTGATCGTTGGAACGATCACCGCCGTTCAGCTGATGAGCGGCCAGCTGCCCCACTGGTTGTTCGCGCTGTTCCTTACCGGACTCGCTGCAGTGGTGGCCCTCGACCTGTATGCCGTCTGGCCCCTTCACGATGTCGGAGGGTATGCGACCTCGGCAATCGCCGCGGGGATGACGCTGCTTCTGGTACTCACCGTTCGCCCAGCCTCGGACATCATCATCGCCGTCTCCGTGGTCGGAGCCGTGCTCGTCGCCGCCGTCGCCGTGAATGTGCCGCTCACGCCAGACAACCTCGCCCCTCAGATCACTTCGATCGCTTTCGCCGTGCTCCCGACGGTGATCGGACTCTCGCTCATCGGCAACTTCCGTGGCCTCGTGCAGGTCGAGCTTGACCGGGTCCTTGTGCAAAGCACCCTCACGGCACCTCGCTTCGCCGTGGGCATGATGGCATCTGAGGAACTGGCGCGCCTCGACCTTGCCGCAGAAAAACTGCTTGACTCCGTAGCGAACGGCTCTACAAAACTCCCGCTCACGCCCAAGATCGCCTCGACGGCAGCGTCGCTCGCGACAGAACTACGCCTTCACCTCATCGAGGGTCGGCGGGAGACATGGCTGTACCACGCGATAACCGAGTCCGACTTGCTCGGCAAGTCAGTACGACTCACCGACAAGGGCAGTCTTGCAGGGCTGCTCGACCCTGTGCAGCGCGACGGACTCCTTTCGACCGCGTGGTTATTTGTGACCGACACAAA
Coding sequences:
- a CDS encoding sensor histidine kinase, whose amino-acid sequence is MDLITKERDRLLQRTARVASLSFLIVSAICVSLPGAVEPLTLIWCLPLYLVIAVFQFQVGSHRALGWVVPSFVAGIAVILLIAGTPGGPSQAGLSAAAQLSSASLACLAIVLTTTLIRRLVLLASFLAVAAVTVLSFEPFQAPVRTLTLLAFGWILASLIGFWISSGVPQAVRRIASIGRAHRAERQASETEAQRRQGARLLHDTVLATLTLLAHSGLGVSAEAMRQQAGDDARLLRQLRLGATPTPQASGDYNLSTPVSETVLGTTLESVKQRFGRMGLEVSWHGTGQVLLPSDVLDAFLLALAECLENVRRHSGVTDAHVTITEDDTTVRAMITDSGVGFVLDDVDSASLGFKESVVARLKEVGGQARLFSTPGSGTTVVLEVPR
- a CDS encoding homoserine O-acetyltransferase is translated as MDWQTPEDTVPSAFITDANVRSLLGKPPATGAWREGDPVGQRQFTTITNLSLEFSGTLASARIAYETHGTLNDDASNAILVAHALTGDSHLVGNPGNGHSTAGWWNDLVGPGKAIDTDRWFIVTPNILGGCQGSTGPASHAPDGAEFGSRFPFVTIRDQVAAQVALSDALGIERWAAVIGGSMGGMHALEWAVGHPDRLEKVAILAAPPVSTADQIAHNSVQVESIRTDPAFADGAYYDAPDGDGPHRGLALARRLALINYRSADELNERFARTWQSDVSPWGRGGRYAVESYLDFHGNKFARRFDANSYITLVEAMSSHDVARGRGTLEQTLARATMPALVLGIDSDRLFPASGQEIIAEHLPGNIDGTVPHIIHSPFGHDGFLIESELMSTQLGRLLNL